TTCATAGGTCTGTGAACATCTTACACAGAAGTCAGAAGGTTCTAGACTCTAAGTCAAGGCTCTAGCTGCCCATGTGGTGCCATGgctcctctccttccctagtCTATTCTCCAGGGTTCCTGCCTTCTCTGACCTAACATGGGCCAATGGTATCAAAGTTCTTGGAACAAAAATCAAATTCCTTTTAGCGAGCAAAGCAGGTAGGTGCCTCTGTATCTCAGGATGGGGTCACCAGGGGACAACTGTTGAAGAGGACAAGCACTGGTCAGGGAGAACTGGACACGGGGACACTGAGAAGGTGCCACGGGTGAGCCGCTGACAAAGGGAAGCATGTCTGCACAACTGAGTAGGGATCCACAGGCTACACGTCCCACATGAGATAGCAACGGGGCCCCAAGCCATCTCGGTATACTCTGTGGGGCTGAGCCCAGAACCCAGTGCCCTCCAGGCAGCTTGGACTCACCTGGCACAGAGTTGGAAAGATGCTCCCAGGTGCTCCACACATCCCCCGTCCAGTGGCCAGCATATCGGCCATGGCCAGCGAAGGTTGAGCGGGAGATCACAAAGGGTCGTGTTCCCCGGGTCTTCACTAGGGCCCTGAGTGGGGTGGGAACAGAGAGCTGGGTTCACCTGACACAGCCAGGGCTCCAGGGGTCAGGGGCAAGGGGACCAGGGCTAGAAGGAACTACCGTTAAGGAGAAGGACAGAATGGATGGGGAAGAGAGGCCACCACCAAAGTATGCTTGGCAGTCAGCCCCATCCCAGTGACTCTGGTGTCCTCTAGAGGTGAGCCTCATTCTGAGCCTTGTTGGACTCATGCGGTCCCTTAGATGCCATTCCCTACCCACGTAACACCTGGGATGCCCTGTGGAGAGAGGCTGGCTCTAAGCTGGAGTGGAGCGCAGTGACCAGTTGGGCAGGAGCGTGCTTGCATTGCAGGCCCGTGAGTGGTCTGGGTGCCTCTTTCCCTTCCGTCTACGACCCTGATAGGAGCCAGCTCCCCTCTCAGACCCCGCTGTGCGTGCTGGGCAGGCTGGTTGGCTGCACAGGGCTGAGCCTCACCTGTTGGAGGCGATGGCTTCGGTCAAGCCATACAGGTTGTGGAGGTTGTAGTGTGTGGAGAGGAACTGGCGGCTCGAGGCACAGATCGTAGCTGCCTGCAAGGTCCCGCCAACCACCCCTAGGCAAGAGGACGACTAGTTTAGACTGGTTTACCAGTTTCCAGGGCTCCAAGTGCTCTCCTTTGCCCATGTCCTCTGCTCAGATGGACAGAGCCCACTTGCCCCATGATGCTTGGGGCAAGTCACCTCTGCTATCCTAAAGATGACCCTCTGCAAACCCATCGCCTCCATATCGACCTCCTCTTGCTTCATCCCCAGCATCTGCCCATCTGAGCCCAAACCCCTTCCCCTAGGGCTCTGGCTACATGATGTGTGGCCTTGGCTATGTCACTCTGCACAGGACCTCATGCTTCGGGTTTCTCTCCTCTTTGTCCTGCTGGGTGCTCTGTCTGCCTTCTGTTTGCCCAAACCCAGAGCTCTGCATGCTCTAAACCTCAAAGGGGCACTCCCTGGTCAAAGCCACTAACTCTAGCACTGtccccactccagacagacagtgGAGCTCACCGGGCACATAGGGTGGGTTCTCCAGTTCATTGTCAGGGCAGCCCTGCTGAGAGCCTCTAATGAAGTTGGATGGTTCATTCATGTCCTGTAAGAGGCCTAAGATGTAGTACTGGGTTGGTCCCCAGAGACTAGGGGTGTACCCAGGGGCAGGGGTATACTTACAATCCACATTCCATCAAAGGGCACCTGGGCATGGAACTCAGAGACCATGTCCTGCCACCAGTCAAGGGTCTCAGGGTTGGTGAAATCGGGGAAGGCGGTGGATCCAGGCCATACCTGAACAAGAGACCAGAGGGGAGAACCGGTCCCATGCAGACCCTGCACCACGGTGCTGTCAGGCCTCAGCCTTGGGCAGAGCAGCAGCTTCATGCTTGGCCAATGCTGACACACATCACAAACCTCAAGCCCACAACAAAGAAGCCTCTCCCACAATGTCTAGAGTCTTGGAGGGCTTCTGCCTTGGGACAGCAAGGACCATCCCTACACACAAAGTCATGGGGCAGAAGAAGCATGGACCCAGAGCATTGGGAAAAAGCTGAGACAACTCCATTGGAGGCCTCTCACTGGACACACCCAAGCCTGCCCTTCCTATAGCTAGGGACACCTTAGGATGGGGAGGTTGGGACTCAGAACTCCCAGAAGGCCCCCAGGGACAAGAAGGACAAGGGAGACCCCCAAGGCCTCATACCTTGGAAATCCCAGGTATTTGTCAGAAGTTATGGTCACCCCCAGTGAGGACCCCCACATTCTTCTCTCCCATTTGACATGGTGGCTTCTGAATCTGACTCTTCCCCTGGACAGCTGCTCTGTCCCCTGCCCACAGTCCCCTTCTCCACACTACCTTCCCAATCAGTGGCTGCCCAGTCTCATTGGTGATGAACACGCCCCTCCGGAGACCCTCGTCATAGGGCCGGTAACTCCCAGGAGGGCCTGAAGTGCTGATGGCAGGGTCCTGGGGAAAGAAGCGGCAGTGAGAAGGGTTCAGCACGAGCCACTGGAAGAAGGGAAACCAGTGAGGCAGAGACCTGCCGTGGGAGGACAGAACAGGTGCCACCTAAAGAATGTCTCTCTACCGGGGAGCCTCACCTGGTAAGATTATGGGGTCACTGACTGTAAATGACCAGCTGCTTCTGTCTGTAAATTCTCTCGCATATAccacttcatttcttcttccctaagaaccactttggttgttttttttccctctgctgTATGTTTATCTTGTGAAAATATTCCATCTACTGGGCACACATATAGCTGTGGATGGCCAGGAAGATGCTTTCTCCTTAATCAGTATAATTctgatgaatagaaataatactaAGATATTTTTCACTACTCAGACTGACATAAGAAAGTAATAGTATTCTCAGTCACCAAGTCAGCTAATTTTAGACTTCAGGACAAATTGAAGTCAAACTGGTTGCCCTTGGAGACGAAATATCTGGTTGCCCCTAGAGACAAATACATGAGGTCATTTCCCCCCAGGTGTTTATTGTCGATTCAAGGTCAGAGGGGGAAGCAACTTTAGTAGACATAACATTCTTAGAAATTGACATTTTGCACATAGTCTCAGCCTCTATGTCACAGGCTCAAGGTTATTTTCTGTCTGGGAACCCTGTAAACCCTAACCATTTAGGCTATGTGCATGGCCAGGCATTACTCACCGGCGGTCAATGTGACCTCCCTAGTCTGAGAAATATTGTTATGAGAATGGGTTGGGCCCTGATAATGTAACATATAACTGTCCATAGTTTGGCTGTGAGGAAAAGCTACATAAGGCTCTTCAGGAGAGGCTATGGAGGGCTGTGGAGAAGGTGGTGGGATGAAGGGAGCACTGTTAAGAGATGGGCTGTGCAGAGCTATTCAGGCAGCTGGGTAGGGACAGCTACGTCGAGGAGCAAGAGAGATTTTCAGAGAGCATTTGTAAgatgaagaaaaagggaaagtcaccatcagaaagtgtgtgtgtttgcttattttttcccTCAGACAGAAAATCTAGCCCTCAGACAGGTAAGAATTTTTCCTAATCACTTGCTACATTCATGGGTTTTTTTTGCATATCCTGGTGCTGACTGAAGGCTGCCCACCCCCCAAGTTAGCGATGGTACGTGAAAACGGCACACAGTTGACCAGGCTGAAGAGCTGACTGGGAACTGGAGGTGTGAGTCTAGATTCCTGATCATCCTGTTCAAGACAAATGTTTACTGCTTgcgtcttttatttttattttatttttgcttcctggggctgttttgttttgttctttaagacagggtttctttgtgtagccttgactgtcctggaactcactctgtagaccaggttggcctcaaactcaggtatgtgccttcctctgcctcccgagtgctgggattaaaggtgtgcgccacatgtccaatttattcttattatttttaattgtgcgTGTGGTAGTTTGACTGTAATTGGCCCCCATGATCCTGTAATCTCATAGGGAGCAGCACTATCATgaagtgtagctttgttggaggacgtgtgtcactgtggggatgggctttgaggtttcatatactcAGGATACCGCCCAGGGAGTCAGTCaaattcctgttgcctgcaacATGTAGGACACTTGGCTATTTCTCCAGCAGCATGCCcacctgcatgccgccatgctccctggcatggcagactgaacctctgaaactgtaagcaagcgaccctcagttaaatgttttcttttaaagatttattatttattatttatacaatgttctgcctgcatgtatccctgcaggtcagaagagggcaccagatctcattactgatggttgtgagccatcacatggttgctgggaattgaactcatgacctttggatgagcaggcagtgctcttaaccactgagctatctttccagccccaaatgttttctttataagagttgccatggtcatggtgactcttcacagcaatagtaaaccctaactaagactctgtgtgtgtgtgtgtgtctagaagaAACTGTCAGTTCCCTGGAGCTGAAactacaggcagttatgagctgacTGACATGGTACCAGGCACTGCACTgtcctcttcaagaacagtgtgctcttaactgcggagccatctttcCTGGGGCATACAGGTGCTTCCAGGAACCTCGCCAGAAGACACTAAGCCTGCAGCCCTCTAGACATTTCTTCAACATCAAAGACTCAGAGAATGTCCAAGGAAAGCACTGGCTAGGAGGAAGAAGCCACATTGGCTGCGTTCGGCTTACCACGATCATCATGTACCGCCGGCCACCCTGGTGGAGCTCCCGCACCATGTCTGGGAAGTCTGCAAAGCCATCCTGGTTGAAGGTGAAGTCCCTGCGGGCGTCCATGTAGTCCAGGTCGTTCCACTGCACATCCTGCGGCACGGGATGGGAGCTGAAGCTGAGATGGGGCCCAACAGTACAGAAGCTGGGGCTGCCCCGCCCTGACTCCCACTCACCAGGGGGAAGTGTGCTCTGGTCATGTTCTCCACCACCTCACGGATGATGGCAGTGGAGGAGTAGCCCCAGCGGCAGAGGTGGAAACCCAGGCCCCAGTACGGCGGCATGAAGGGGTAACCTGCAGGCCAGGACCGCAAGTGAGCAGGGACTGGGGGCAAGGGTCAGGGCCTAGGGGTCTGAGATCAGTGGACAGAGAGCAGGCCCTACCCACAACATCCTGGTACTGCTGCACAACGCTCTTGGGCTCTGGGCCTAGGAACACGTACACATCCAAGATCCCACCTGTTGACCTCCAGGTTAGGGCCGGGCTGGGCTGCAGGACCACATCTGGAAGAAAGTGACTTAGATTCAGGAACGAGTCCCCCACAGACAGGCCAACCTGCATCTACAGAGTGTGGTTCTTCCGCTATGAAGGCTGGGAGATGCCTGCAGGGGGGGAGTGGGACAACTGTTCTGAGCCCAACTTAGCAAGGCCTGAAGGACGTGGAGTAGATGAGCCTGGGGGATCCCCCAGACCTTCTCCTTAGGTGGGGGTGGCGAGTGAGCAGGATGAGGACTCTGCCCACTGGACTCTCTCCACGTAAGGTCCCTTGAGACAAGCAGACTCCGAGGCAGGCAGAGCCTCAAGCTCTCCCACTGAAGGATTACCGAGGAGCTTCACTCTGGAGACTCACCCATGGCATTGCTGTTCAGCAGGAAGACACCATGAGCCAAGCCACCGTCCTCCAGCGCCAGGTAGAATGGGTGTGACCCGTAGAGGTTGGCACCTGGCTGGAATGACAAGACAGTACCTCGCACCCAGGACCCtagcctccacctccccacctctgctCATTTCTTACCAAGGGTGCCAGGTCCCGGTTCCAGAGGGTGACCCGCGTCCATTCGGTGCTGAGCATGAGTGGGCTGAGGTGCTCAGCGAGGCCTGTGATGTGCTGGGAGGGCAATGACGTGGACAGCTGCAGGAACTGGTCAGCGAAGAACAGGGGGGCCACAGTAGTGTTCAGCCTGTGGGGAGACATTAGGCTCCCCTGGATCGACCCCAGACCACACAAATCCAGGATGGATCCACCATCAGGGAAGGGTTGGAGAGGGACAGAGCGACCTCACCAGCTCTGCATCAGGCCAACCCTGGGACAATGGCTATACAAAGACCAGAACACCTGCAAACAGTGGGAAAAGCCAGCGCAGGCACGCTCAGAGGGGCCCAGGAGTACAAACATGAGGTCCTGTCAGGGAGACATGAACCCTCGATAGTGAGTTAATAATAAAGCTCACAGTAAGAGATGTGTATCTGATAAATAAAGAAAGGCCACTAGGTGCGCCACCTGCAGGGGGTACCACTGTGGACTGGATTGGGTCTTTCCCTAGTACCACTGGGTGGATCATCTTGGATAACACAGGTGCCAAACACTGGTGTTGTAGCAATGATGTCATCTCCACACACCCCTTGTATCTCCTAGGGGCATGAGGCCTCACTGCGAAGCCACGGAGGGAACCTCTCAGACCCAATGTAGAAGCACCAAGCCGAGACCTTGGTGAGCACTCAACAGTCGGCCACTAATGCGTGCCTGGTGGTCCACACACAGGGAGGGGTGAGGGttgggttttgtcaacttgatacaagttagggtcttctgggaagagggactctcaattgaggaaatccttccatcagattggcctgcaaACAACCCTgtggtggcattttcttgattgatggatgggagagggcccagcacactgtgggTGGTCCAGGGCTGGAAGTTCTGACCTCCGAGGGGCCACCACGTCCCTGTCAACCCCAGGCACCCCACTTACAGCACCCGGCCATTCAGCTTCCTGCGGACAATCACTCCAAAGGGCTCCTCTGAGAACTCCACAGTATAGAGGGGGGACAGTGCCTGGCTCAGGACACGCGGGGTCTCCATGGGCACTTCATAGCGCTTATTAGCGGGGTCTTTGatctaggaaagaagagagaggtgcCCAGAGCCCTTCAAGAGCCAGGGGCCCCTTCCCTCACCGCAGCCCCTTCACACCTCCAAGAGACACGGTTCCGAATAGTCGGTCAGTTCAGGCCTCCCCCCAGGGTAACTGCACACTGTGTGCAGCCATGGGCCATAGTTCCCTCAGCTATGTAACTGGCAGGAAGGAGGCCTCCCTGAGGTTGCCAAAGGCAGAGCATTGACTAAACCTGAACACCACATAGACGgtgaatagttttgtgtttgatcttttttccccttgcttttaattaatttgttacaTTTTGAGGCTAGTTCTCACTgtaggccaggccagcctggctacactATGAAGCCGAGGCTGACAtttaactcactgagatcctcttgctacagcctcctaaatgctgcaATTACAAGCATAGCaagtttttcagaaaaaaaaaaaaaaaggacatacCAAGGCCATGCGCTACCAATGAGCTATGCACCAGGCCCCacaaatagtttttaattttttatatttatttgtgtgtgtgtgtgtgtgaagtagaGGTAAGGTGTTTGTCTTCTCACTCTCCAACCTGGCTAGGCTGGCGGCCAGAGCTCTCCAGGATCTGCTtgtctgccccacccccagtgctggggctatAGGTGTATGTTCCACGCCTGACCTTCTATCCAGGTGCCAGGATCCGAGCTCCTCACGCTTgtccagcaagcactttacccatatCCCCAGCTCCCACAGTTTGTGGCCTAAGGATGGCCCCAGCATCACGCAGGACTGCACTATACTAAAAACACAGAATCATCCTCCCGAGACACAGGGTGATGTGGGCACTGCCAGGGGATGACAGGGAATGGGGCAGATGAAAATTCCTGCTGTCTACAGTGGCCAGTCCTGAAGTCACCGCCTGGAACATCCCACCTGTGCCCAGGCCTATCCCACTCTGTCCTACCACACATATCCCTGGGAAAATGCGTCCTCTGCTCTGCCTGGCCCATCCTTCTGCAGGGGCTGTCCTGTCACGGGCCTTCCTGGTGACCCAGCTCTAGCCAGGGTCTACCGTGCCCACACCCACCATGAAGTGGAGGCGGCTCTCGGTCTCCATCAGCACATCCAGCTGTAAGCTCAGCACATCCTTTGGGAAGAAGGTCGGGCTGGTACGGGTCAGGGTGGCTGTGTACCCCGTCTCTGTGGAGTTCAAATTCTCTAGCCTGTAGCTTGGGTAACTGGGAGGGAAGAAACACCAGGGCTGCCCCATCAGCGGCGCCTTTAGCACTTGCCCGGCTGGGACATAGCAGCAGCCACGGGCCTCACACGCCTCCCGGGAGATGCCCTTGTCTGGAGCACAGTCAAAGCGGCTGTTGGGGGGCACATCACACTTCGTGGGCACTGCTGCAGGCTGCACAGGGTGCTCCTGGGTGTGCTGGGGCCGTGGCCCGTAACCCTTCCAATGTTGAGGCCTAAAAGTATCTTCCAGTCCTGAAGAGGACGCAGGAAAGTCTTGGGGAAGCATCATTAAGTCATGGAGCATGACATGACCCAGAATGATAGCGGTTATAAAGCAGATGAGGATGCAGACCCCAACCAGAGAGTGGGCGCAGAGAGGCTTCCTCGTCTTCATGGTGAAAGCCTGTTGGCCCATACACAGTCCTGGAGGCCTGAGGAGAGGAGGATCCAGCATCAATGTGGGCGGGGGTCAGGGAGTCCTGGGTGCATTCACACAGCAGCACCCACACACAGTGCAAGGGGAAGCAGACAGCCAGAGTATCTCCTTCCACAGCAACAATGAGGAAGGCAGACGCCAGGTAGAGGAGATCAGACTCCTCAGAGGCAGAGAGGTTTCTGTGGACATGGCCCCCACACGGCCCCATGGCCCTGTACAGACCGACGTGAAAGGGAACCAAGACTTTATCTATCCGGAGGTCTTTTGTGTGAGCAGAAAGGCTGGGGAGCCATCAAGTCAAACCACATGGAGAGGACGAGAAGGAGTGGGGTGAAAAGCCAGGTCACAGGGTTCTCTGGCTATAACTGGCCACGGGGGTGTGTGGGCCTTCCGGAAATGGGGTTCATTTCAGGATgtggtggggacagggagggACTCGGCGCGGGGGTGGGGAGAGTACTAGAGGTTCTCTGGGTCACCAGACATACTCAAGAGACAATGGCCTGGTTGCAGATGGGCCAGCTGTGAATATTCTGACCAGCAATTGGGGCTcttcaagttgacagttaaattTTTACCCATAATACCTGTGACTTTCTCCTGCTAGTGACTCTCCAGCTCCCTAGTAACCTGcaggggtgtgggtgggtgggatgAGGGGTGAACTATAACCCAATTCAGttctgatctatctatctatctatctatctatctatctatctatctatctatctatctatctatctatctatctacctatcgtTAGGGCAGACTTCTCCAGGCTGGGGCTCTACCACACTTAAATGCCAGGTACAAACCCCAGGTTGCTACCAGTACTTCTGAGGGGCTGGCTATCAGCCTAGTAGTTCCAAGGACTCTGGCACTGGAACTCACACCTCAAGGAACCCAGAAAagtgatctatctatctatctatctatctatctatatatatatacatatatatatatacatgctatAACTCAAGAACAGCCAGATAAAAGAAATGGGCTGGGAACAGGTGGGCGTGCCCCTGCAATGTGTGTGGAGCATCTGGGATTCTGGAATGCTCCCTGAACCCACCCACTTGGCTGTCACTTCGAGTTAGGGTTTCCAGTAGTCCAGGCTTGCCTTAAGCTTGCTATGAAGCCAGGGattcctgccaccacctcccacgTGCTGTGCTTTCTGGCACTGGATTTCACACCCAGCTCTGGTGAGTTCTGCCTTCCGTTATGCAGGCATGACTAATGACATCAGTAGCCATGGTGAGTGATCGCTAGCCTCTGGGGGGAGTCAGGATGCTTGGGTGGGCTGCAGTTTCCAACCCTCCAATGACACCTTGTCTTTCGGTTGCCTAGCGGCCATAAAGCTACTAGGGACCCCAGCCTCTGGGCTAGCAATAGAAAGCCAGAGACCCATTTTGTCTTTACTGCTGCGCAACAGCTTCACCTGGCCCTTCGGACACGTGTGACACTGATCATGATTCAGCATCCAAGGACAATGACGTGCTCAGGCTCCCGCTGGGCAGCGTGGGAATCTGCAGATTCCAGGACCTTCCAAGGAGGCCCCGGTGCGCAACAGATAAACACGTATATCAGAACAAAGTCCCAGAAACAGAAACCAGACAGCTCAGGCCCGTTCTCTCAATTCCACaatttagagggaaaaaaaaatagggaagGAACTAAAGATCAGACGCCACTGCTGATCTGGAGACCTAAGCTTGCTTTCTAGAAAGCTGCTGGATGCGCAGCACCACCAGGCACAGGCGAGTCCAAACACAAGCTTTCGAGACACCGTGCGCATTCTCTCTGTGCCACTGTGCGCgttctctctgtgcctcagtttccccctgcgagacatacacacagagcgtGGCCCGCCCAGCACTGAGGGTACCCACTAGAATCCGGGGTATTTTGCCGAAGCCTGTGGTGTCACTCACGTCCCTGCCTGCGCCTGCCTGAGCCGGGGGTCGGGGGTCGGGGGAGTCCCACCTCTCTCGGTTTCTCAGCTCGATTCTCCCAAGCAGGAACTCACTTGATAGTCTGCCCCGCCGCCCTGAAGGAGGCCGCTCCTCCGGAGGCCCTCGGGCCTGAGACAGCCTTCACCAGCGCGTCCAGCTCACCTGCGCAAACGCCCTCCCGACAGCAGACCCCCAAACCCAGCGAGACAGCTCGGGTCACGTGGTCCGAGGGCGGGGCTAGACAGAACGGACCACGTGACTCGGCCTCCGCCGTGGGCGTTCTCGCTGCGCCCCCTAGTGGCTGCGGGCGGCAGAGCGCGCAGGTGTCGCCGGACGGTGACCGGGAAGAGGCTGGCACAGAACAGATCCAACCCAAGGCCACCCGTCCAGCACCTCGAAAGCTTCAGTGAGAGATGAAAACCAGTCCAGACCTGGGAGTTCCGTCAGCTTGCTCGGTAGGGAAAGAGTCAAAAACacgtgatcacacacacacacacaaaaaaaaccctatgcTGGCGAAAGCATAAAATGACGCCAGGCTTTTGACATTGATGGTCATAAATTGGGACATAAGCACAGGGTGGTGGTGTGAgcatgtgatcccagcactcaggagacagaggcaggaggattgctaatTTGAGTCCAACATAGGACAcctggtgagaccctgtttcaaaaaccaaagtaggccaagcaatggtggcacacgcctttaatcccagcacttgggaggcagagacaggcggatctctgtgagtttgaggccagcctggtctacagagtgggtttcaggacaggttccaaagctacagagaaaccctgtcttgaaacaccaaacaaaaacagaaacaaaac
The Microtus pennsylvanicus isolate mMicPen1 chromosome 11, mMicPen1.hap1, whole genome shotgun sequence genome window above contains:
- the Gaa gene encoding lysosomal alpha-glucosidase, which encodes MGQQAFTMKTRKPLCAHSLVGVCILICFITAIILGHVMLHDLMMLPQDFPASSSGLEDTFRPQHWKGYGPRPQHTQEHPVQPAAVPTKCDVPPNSRFDCAPDKGISREACEARGCCYVPAGQVLKAPLMGQPWCFFPPSYPSYRLENLNSTETGYTATLTRTSPTFFPKDVLSLQLDVLMETESRLHFMIKDPANKRYEVPMETPRVLSQALSPLYTVEFSEEPFGVIVRRKLNGRVLLNTTVAPLFFADQFLQLSTSLPSQHITGLAEHLSPLMLSTEWTRVTLWNRDLAPLPGANLYGSHPFYLALEDGGLAHGVFLLNSNAMDVVLQPSPALTWRSTGGILDVYVFLGPEPKSVVQQYQDVVGYPFMPPYWGLGFHLCRWGYSSTAIIREVVENMTRAHFPLDVQWNDLDYMDARRDFTFNQDGFADFPDMVRELHQGGRRYMMIVDPAISTSGPPGSYRPYDEGLRRGVFITNETGQPLIGKVWPGSTAFPDFTNPETLDWWQDMVSEFHAQVPFDGMWIDMNEPSNFIRGSQQGCPDNELENPPYVPGVVGGTLQAATICASSRQFLSTHYNLHNLYGLTEAIASNRALVKTRGTRPFVISRSTFAGHGRYAGHWTGDVWSTWEHLSNSVPEILQFNLLGVPLVGADICGFLGNTSEELCVRWTQLGAFYPFMRNHNDLNSMPQEPYRFSETAQQAMRKAFTLRYALLPFLYTLFHGAHVRGDTVARPLFLEFPEDPSTWSVDRQLLWGSALLITPVLEPGKTEVTGYFPEGVWYNLQMAPVEVLGSLPSPPPSPPSPPRSAVHSKGQWLKLEAPLDTINVHLRAGYILPLQGPSLTTTESRKQPMALVVALTASGEARGELYWDDGESLGVLEQGAYALITFLAKNNTIVNELVHMTKAGTDLQLKEVAILGVTTAPTQVLSNGVPVSNFTYSPDSKTLAIPVSLLMGEQFQINWS